The following proteins are co-located in the Solanum pennellii chromosome 1, SPENNV200 genome:
- the LOC107008256 gene encoding protein TWIN LOV 1-like isoform X1 has translation MLSQRGSMIEHSFDCFSAGFQESLDELPDCFTITDPYISGNPIVYASRGFLEMFGYSKYEVIGRNGRIFQGPKTNRRSVLEVREAIREERDIQISLLNYRKDGTPFWMLFHMCPVFDEKDGRVIHFLGVQVPIFRRPKPSGVGLNLCQDVAGCRESVLRCYRREVHSMSVERALSLVSGSGLDFTGIDVEGPCDANDLEKRKATAVINNILTVLVHDGESTGRLVNGKRHSQPGTGLLGASLNISLGRIKQSFVLTDANLPDMPIVFASDNFLKLTGFSKNEVLGYNCRSFSGTETDSSSQFRIKECIQNEQPCTLRMLNYRKDGTSFRLHISPVRNASGKVAYFVAVEGEDSNETKENQGLRQRGVVAAVKVAVRGLSMSVRTC, from the exons ATGTTGTCACAAAGGGGTAGTATGATTGAACATTCATTTGATTGTTTCTCAGCAGGTTTTCAAGAATCTCTTGATGAATTGCCTGATTGTTTCACTATAACTGATCCTTACATTTCTGGTAACCCTATTGTGTATGCTTCGCGGGGTTTCTTGGAAATGTTTGGATATTCGAAGTATGAGGTGATTGGGAGGAATGGGAGGATATTTCAGGGGCCTAAGACTAATCGTAGATCGGTTTTGGAGGTTCGTGAGGCGATACGAGAGGAGAGGGATATACAAATTAGTTTGTTGAATTATAGGAAGGATGGGACACCATTTTGGATGTTGTTTCATATGTGTCCTGTTTTCGATGAGAAGGACGGGAGAGTGATTCATTTCTTGGGAGTTCAAGTTCCAATTTTTAGGAGGCCTAAGCCATCTGGAGTTGGACTAAATTTATGCCAAGATGTAGCTGGCTGTCGAGAGTCGGTGCTTAGGTGTTATAGAAGGGAAGTTCACTCCATGAGCGTGGAACGGGCACTGTCTCTTGTATCAGGTTCAGGCTTGGATTTCACAG GAATAGATGTAGAGGGGCCGTGTGATGCAAATGATCTAGAGAAGAGAAAAGCCACTGCTGTTATAAACAACATACTGACTGTGCTGGTACATGACGGTGAATCAACAGGCAGACTAGTCAATGGAAAGAGACATTCTCAACCTGGGACGGGTCTGCTCGGAGCATCCTTAAATATATCTCTTGGTAGAATCAAACAAAGCTTTGTATT AACTGATGCTAACTTACCTGACATGCCAATTGTCTTTGCAAGCGATAACTTTCTGAAATTAACAG GCTTTTCAAAAAATGAAGTGTTGGGCTATAACTGTAGATCTTTTAGTGGGACGGAGACAGATTCAAGCTCACAATTTCGG ATAAAAGAATGCATCCAAAATGAACAACCGTGTACACTACGTATGTTAAATTACAG AAAAGACGGAACCTCATTTAGGCTTCATATCTCACCTGTCCGAAATGCTTCAGGAAAG GTTGCATACTTTGTCGCTGTTGAGGGTGAAGATAGTAACGAGACCAAGGAAAATCAGGGGTTGAGACAGCGTGGTGTCGTTGCAGCTGTAAAAGTTGCTGTGAGAGGGTTGTCAATGAGTGTGAGAACATGCTAG
- the LOC107008256 gene encoding protein TWIN LOV 1-like isoform X2, whose amino-acid sequence MLSQRGSMIEHSFDCFSAGFQESLDELPDCFTITDPYISGNPIVYASRGFLEMFGYSKYEVIGRNGRIFQGPKTNRRSVLEVREAIREERDIQISLLNYRKDGTPFWMLFHMCPVFDEKDGRVIHFLGVQVPIFRRPKPSGVGLNLCQDVAGCRESVLRCYRREVHSMSVERALSLVSGSGLDFTDVEGPCDANDLEKRKATAVINNILTVLVHDGESTGRLVNGKRHSQPGTGLLGASLNISLGRIKQSFVLTDANLPDMPIVFASDNFLKLTGFSKNEVLGYNCRSFSGTETDSSSQFRIKECIQNEQPCTLRMLNYRKDGTSFRLHISPVRNASGKVAYFVAVEGEDSNETKENQGLRQRGVVAAVKVAVRGLSMSVRTC is encoded by the exons ATGTTGTCACAAAGGGGTAGTATGATTGAACATTCATTTGATTGTTTCTCAGCAGGTTTTCAAGAATCTCTTGATGAATTGCCTGATTGTTTCACTATAACTGATCCTTACATTTCTGGTAACCCTATTGTGTATGCTTCGCGGGGTTTCTTGGAAATGTTTGGATATTCGAAGTATGAGGTGATTGGGAGGAATGGGAGGATATTTCAGGGGCCTAAGACTAATCGTAGATCGGTTTTGGAGGTTCGTGAGGCGATACGAGAGGAGAGGGATATACAAATTAGTTTGTTGAATTATAGGAAGGATGGGACACCATTTTGGATGTTGTTTCATATGTGTCCTGTTTTCGATGAGAAGGACGGGAGAGTGATTCATTTCTTGGGAGTTCAAGTTCCAATTTTTAGGAGGCCTAAGCCATCTGGAGTTGGACTAAATTTATGCCAAGATGTAGCTGGCTGTCGAGAGTCGGTGCTTAGGTGTTATAGAAGGGAAGTTCACTCCATGAGCGTGGAACGGGCACTGTCTCTTGTATCAGGTTCAGGCTTGGATTTCACAG ATGTAGAGGGGCCGTGTGATGCAAATGATCTAGAGAAGAGAAAAGCCACTGCTGTTATAAACAACATACTGACTGTGCTGGTACATGACGGTGAATCAACAGGCAGACTAGTCAATGGAAAGAGACATTCTCAACCTGGGACGGGTCTGCTCGGAGCATCCTTAAATATATCTCTTGGTAGAATCAAACAAAGCTTTGTATT AACTGATGCTAACTTACCTGACATGCCAATTGTCTTTGCAAGCGATAACTTTCTGAAATTAACAG GCTTTTCAAAAAATGAAGTGTTGGGCTATAACTGTAGATCTTTTAGTGGGACGGAGACAGATTCAAGCTCACAATTTCGG ATAAAAGAATGCATCCAAAATGAACAACCGTGTACACTACGTATGTTAAATTACAG AAAAGACGGAACCTCATTTAGGCTTCATATCTCACCTGTCCGAAATGCTTCAGGAAAG GTTGCATACTTTGTCGCTGTTGAGGGTGAAGATAGTAACGAGACCAAGGAAAATCAGGGGTTGAGACAGCGTGGTGTCGTTGCAGCTGTAAAAGTTGCTGTGAGAGGGTTGTCAATGAGTGTGAGAACATGCTAG
- the LOC107031061 gene encoding cytochrome P450 71A1-like produces MEMLLLFLVAIPFIVIFLVKLRYTHNHPPSPPGLPLLGNLYQLNQESPHKYLWQLSKKYGPLMFMKLGFSQLVVISSSRIAKEVLKTHDFAFSSRPSFLGQRKLSYNGLDVAFSPYNNYWKEMKKICTLHLFSPKKVQSFRPIREDEVSRMINRVTQLASSSKLVNLSEIMSSLSSNISCIVGFGKRYDEKGYESKRFSKLLCEAQAMIGGFFLSDYFPIFGRWIDCIVTRKANRLEKIYNELDLFYQELIEEHLSPTRPKSMNGDIIDMLIALRDQNQSSSSLYLTWDHIKAVLMDIFIAGTDTNAAALVWAMTALMKEGGSAMRKLQQGIRELVGKKGRVYEDDIQNLPYLRAVIKETLRLYPPAPLIPRETIEKCIIDGYEIKQNTPVSINAWAIGRDPECWENPDEFIPERFCNVNNNDIVDYKSGEFEMIPFGGGRRGCPGISLGVATVELALANLLYAFDWELPYGMVKEDTDIDTLPGMTMHKKNPLCLVAKKYQLR; encoded by the exons ATGGAAATGTTGCTTCTCTTCCTAGTAGCTATACCTTTCATTGTAATTTTCCTTGTAAAACTTAGATACACACATAATCATCCACCAAGTCCCCCTGGACTTCCACTTCTTGGAAACTTGTATCAACTAAATCAAGAATCCCCTCATAAATACCTATGGCAACTTTCAAAGAAATATGGTCCCTTAATGTTCATGAAGCTTGGCTTTTCCCAACTAGTTGTTATTTCATCTTCAAGAATTGCTAAAGAAGTTCTAAAAACTCATGACTTTGCATTTTCTAGTAGACCATCATTTCTTGGCCAAAGAAAGTTATCATACAACGGCTTGGATGTCGCCTTTTCGCCTTACAACAATTATTGGAAGGAGATGAAAAAGATTTGTACCTTACATCTCTTTAGTCCCAAAAAGGTACAATCTTTCCGTCCAATTCGTGAAGATGAAGTATCCAGGATGATCAATCGCGTAACACAACTTGCATCATCGTCAAAACTGGTTAATCTAAGTGAGATTATGTCGTCTCTATCGAGCAACATATCGTGTATTGTTGGATTTGGTAAGAGATATGATGAGAAAGGGTATGAAAGTAAGAGGTTTAGCAAACTTTTATGTGAAGCTCAAGCTATGATTGGAGGTTTCTTTCTCTCTGATTACTTCCCAATTTTCGGACGTTGGATTGATTGTATAGTCACAAGAAAGGCTAATCGACTCGAAAAGATTTACAATgagttagacttgttttatcaagAACTCATAGAGGAACACCTTAGTCCAACTCGGCCAAAATCAATGAATGGTGATATTATTGATATGTTAATTGCCTTACgagatcaaaatcaatcatcATCGTCTCTGTATCTCACTTGGGATCATATCAAAGCTGTGCTAATG GACATATTTATTGCTGGAACGGACACGAATGCTGCTGCATTGGTGTGGGCAATGACAGCTTTGATGAAAGAGGGGGGAAGCGCGATGAGAAAATTACAACAAGGTATAAGAGAATTGGttggaaaaaaaggaagagtATACGAAGATGATATCCAAAATCTTCCGTATCTCAGGGCAGTTATAAAAGAGACATTGAGATTGTATCCACCCGCTCCATTAATACCAAGAGAAACAATCGAAAAATGCATCATAGATGGATATGAAATCAAACAGAACACTCCAGTTTCTATCAACGCGTGGGCAATAGGTAGAGATCCTGAATGTTGGGAAAATCCAGACGAGTTTATTCCTGAGAGATTTTGTAATGTGAACAACAATGATATTGTCGATTACAAGTCAGGGGAATTTGAAATGATTCCGTTTGGAGGTGGTAGGAGAGGGTGTccagggatttcactaggagtAGCAACAGTGGAACTCGCGCTCGCCAATCTTCTCTATGCATTTGATTGGGAATTGCCTTATGGGATGGTAAAAGAAGATACTGATATCGATACTTTGCCCGGTATGACCATGCACAAGAAGAATCCTCTATGTCTGGTGGCAAAAAAGTACCAATTACGATAA